The following DNA comes from Acidobacteriota bacterium.
TAGTCAGTAATGCCAGTTAAGGTTTGAAGTGGTGGTTGGTCCTCATCCCCGTTGGGATGGAGCGAGGTGAGCCGGTGGTCAGCGTCGCTTTGGACGCGCCACCACCGGATGTGGGTCAGTTCCAGGTTACCCCCGCCCGGCCAACCGCCGCCATAGGCGGCGGCTGGCCGGGCGGGAAAAAGGTAGGGAATGATCCGAATTCCCAGGGCTCGAAGACTCGCCCTGGGCTACGAGCCGTCACCTACTTCGTAGGTTAAAAACCAAAACTGCTTCAACCCTTAATTCACATCAGTCGTCAGAGATGGAAATGAAGCCCGCTTTTATAGCTTACTTGGCAGTGGCGAACAAGCACATGTGGAGTACGGCGGCTTTGCAATCTGGCAACTTGACGCCGCAAGTTCAACTCTCTTAAATGTGTACCGTCACTTTTCAAATGCTACGTCACGCCGTAGCACTCCCAAATATTATGTTGCTCAGAGGTTGAAACTATGCGAACGCTACTGTGTGCCGGAATGTGTGTCTTTGTCGTGTTGGTTGGATGTGGTGGGTCGGGGATGGCGCAAAACCAGAAATTGCAAAAGCGCCAGCCGCCAGCCGAAAAGGCCGCACCGCCAGCGCAACAGCCGCCGTCAAAGAAACCGGTGAAAAAAAATCCAGCTCCACCTCCGGCGCTGACAAAGCCCAAGCCAAGCCTGGTGGAAGAACTGAGCCCAAAGCAGCTTGAAAATCTGCAGGCCGTGATTGAAACCTCAATGGGGAACATCACGCTTGAGTTTTTTGGACAGGTGGCACCCAACCACGTGCGCCAGTTTTTGCGGCTGGCTGACCAGGGGTATTACAACGGGACGACCTTTAGCCGGATTGTCAAAGGGTTTGTGATCCAGGGAGGCAATGCCGGAACGTGGCTTGATACCAA
Coding sequences within:
- a CDS encoding peptidylprolyl isomerase, whose amino-acid sequence is MRTLLCAGMCVFVVLVGCGGSGMAQNQKLQKRQPPAEKAAPPAQQPPSKKPVKKNPAPPPALTKPKPSLVEELSPKQLENLQAVIETSMGNITLEFFGQVAPNHVRQFLRLADQGYYNGTTFSRIVKGFVIQGGNAGTWLDTNPNQKVDFATPTLKGEFSVIPHERGTLSMARAGDDENSATTHFFICLGRQSSLDGKYSAFGRVIEGMDVVDAIAAVKIKGGTEEPEDRVEVKAIRIIFPPEK